CGGGTCGCGATCTGCTCGGCAACTGGGATCGCGCGGGCGGTAGCCAAGGCACAATAGTCCATGCCGGGGCAGGCGATGATGTCCGAGATCAAGCCGATGTTGGCGGTTGCCAGATCGTGCTGTTTGAGCCTGGCGTGGAGAGCGGGCAGATCCGATTTGTGGACATGCGGCAGGATTACGTTTTGCTCGTGGCTGATCCGTAATTCGTCGTAACCATATTGGGCTGCCAGGTCAGCCATAGTCCGCATTTGATCTGCACTGGCGTCCCCCGGGGTGGCGCCGTGTTTCTTGATCGAGATGGTGACAATGGCGTGGTCGCCTACACGGTGCTCAGCCAGATTGGTATCGGCCCAGGCGCGGAATACCGGGTCGGCGTCATAGGCTGCATCATAGGTGGTAGTTGGAGCCGAACGGAAGATTGGGGCTGCGAAATGGGTCTTGATCTCGGCCAGCAATTCCTGATCGGCACCCGTGAAGGTCGGCCGGATCAGGGCAAAGCGGGCGTCGACGCGGGCGCGAATATCTTCGATGCCGTGCTCGTGCACGGTGATCTTGATGCGGGCCTTGTATTTGTTGTCGCGGCGACCGATCTGGTTCCAGACCGACACCACGGATTCAATATAGGGCAACAGGTCTGCGCGGGGCAGAAAGTCGTTGATCACTTGGCCGACCATTGGTGTGCGGCCCAAGCCACCGCCAATCAGGATCTGATAGCCGGTTTCGCCAGCGACGTTCTGGACAATGCGCACGGCCAGATCGTGCGCCTTGAGCACAGCGCGATCTTTGGCAGCGGCACCAACGGCGATTTTGAACTTGCGGCCCATGAACTGGAATTCCGGGTGATCAGTGGACCACTGACGGATCAGTTCGGCCACTGGACGTGGGTCTTCGATCTCGTCTGCGGCGGCACCAGCGAAATGATCAGAGGTCACGTTGCGGATGGTATTGCCCGAGGTTTGGATGGCGTGCATGCCAACCTCGGCCAGGGCGTCCAGCATATCCGGCACATCGCTGAGTTTAGGCCAGTTGAACTGGATGTTCTGGCGCGTGGTGAAGTGGCCATAGCCCTTGTCCCACTTTTCAGCCAGCAGCGCCAATTGAGTCATCTGAGCAGAATTCAGCGAACCATAGGGCACCGCGACGCGCAGCATGTAGGCGTGCAGTTGCAAGTACAAACCGTTCATCAGGCGCAGGGGCTTGAACTCGTCCTCGGTGAGCGAACCGTCGATGCGGCGTGCGACCTGGGCGCGGAACTGGGCGTTGCGTTCTGCCAGAAAGGCGGTGTCAAAGTCGTTATACTTATACATTGGCCTCAGCCTCCTGTTTGCCGTGGGCATAGTTTGAGGGACCGGTGCGGCGGAAATCCTCGCGGAAATGGGTTGGTTCCGGGCCGTTCTCGCCGGGCTTGGCATCTGCCAGGTATACGCCGACGACCTCAGCCACCTGAGATTCTGCATCGAGCAGGCGAAGCTGGGCGTGGGCCTCGTCGGTGATCAGCTCTGCCTGGGATAAATCGCGGCTCCATTGGTCATCTGCGGTCAGGTAGATCACGTCGCCTTCGATCAGGGCGTTGGCAGTGATCACTTTGGGGGTAAAGGCACGGGCCATTATGCGAGCTCCAGTTTCAGATCTGTTATTTCGGTTTGGGTGGTGATGCTGGCGCGTGGCGCCAGTCCCAGGAATGTTAGGGCCGGTCCGTCAAAACGGGCCTCGGCCAAATCGGTGGGCAGATGTTCCAGAGTGGTTTCCAGAATCCGCTGATTAGCACGCGAGGCATTCTCAACCACGGTGACGGGGGTTGCGAGAGTGGCGCCGTGCATCAGCAGCCGTCCCTGCACAAACCGTGTGGATTTCTTGCCCATGTAAATCGCGGCGACTTCGCCGGGGCGGGCCAGCGCCTGCCAGTCGTGGTCGGCAAACCCCTGGGTGTCATGACCGGTCAGAAAGCGAACTGAAGAGTTGCGGCCACGCTGGGTCAGGCTTTGACCGATGCCCGCGACTGCAGCCGAGGCCGCGGTGATGCCGGGCACAATCTGATAGGCAATCCCGGCGTCGTCACAGGCTGAAAGCTCCTCATCCAGGCGGCCAAACAGAGTGGCATCACCGGATTTGAGCCGCAGCACCCGTTTGCCAGCATTTGCATGGGCGGTCAGGCGATCACAAATGTCATGTTGGCTGACCTGCGGGCCAAAGCCTTCCTTGCCGACATCCTCCAGAACGGCCTCTGGATTGGCCAGCGCGAGGATCTCGGGGCTGACCAGACGGTCGAACAAAATGACCTCTGCCTGCTGCAGGGCTGTCAGGGCCTTTAGGGTGAGCAACTCGGGGTCACCGGGGCCTGAGCCGGCAAAGACCACCTGACCGGGCTGCAGACAGATCCGTCCCGCGGTGGTCGGCGCGGTGGTTGGCTGGGGCATCTGCTGGGACATGGTGGACTCATTTGTTGCGTTTGACTTGATGTTAGATATAGGAAATATTCCCGTCTCATTGCTATATGTTGGCGTGAATAAGGATCATTGTTCCGAATTTGGTGGTCATATGCGGGAATGGTTCTAATGCGTGAGGAAAACGAGAATGACGGTACGGATCGATGCCACTGACCGGAAAATTTTGGCAGAGCTGCAGCGCGATGCGAGCCAATCGCTGGACGAAATTGCTCGAAATGTGGGCAGTTCCAAGACCCCGGTGTGGAATCGCATCCGTAAATTGCGTGAGTCCGGGGTGATTGGTCAGCAGACCGTTGTACTGGACGCTGAGGCGCTGGGGTTCGAGGCGTGCTTCTTTGTTCTGATCCGCACCTCAGAGCATGAGGCCGATTGGCAGGCAAAGTTTTTGCAGGCCTTGCGCGACCGCCCCGAGGTACAGGAGGCGCATCGCTTGGCGGGGGATATCGACTATATCCTGAAAGTGCGGGTGCAGAACGCACGGGCCTATGACACGTTTTATCAAACACTGATTTCTGAGGTGCGAGTGCACAACGTGACGGCGCTGCTGTCGATGGAAGAGATCAAGTCGACGACGATGCTGCCGCTGGAGGGATGAGGCACCCGTGAGGGTGACAAAAAGGAGCGCTTCCGCGCGCTCTTATTCAGCAGTTTGCCGGGTGACGGTTCAACGTCAAAGGTACATGTGTGCTGAGAGGTGAATGGATCTGCTGAGAAGCGATTCAGGGACAAGTCTGCCCTGAATGCGCCATGTCCAAGATGTGCTGAGTCGGGCCTGGGTAAAGGAGCTGCGCCCGCGCCGGGGCGCGGTGGCCTGCGGCCATCCTTGACACAGGCCCGACTCAGGGTAGGCGCGCAAAAAGGTAGGCACGGTTCAGGTGGTGACCATCAGTTGGGTTAGCCCGTGGAAGTGGTAGGTGTTGCTGTACTCGGGGTCCGCGGCCAATTTCAGGTTGGGGCAACGATCGAACAGAATGGGCAAACCGATCTTCATTTCCAGACGGGCCAGCGGTGCGCCGACGCAAAAATGCAACCCACCGCCGAAGGCGGTATTGGTCTTGATTGCCCGGGTTGGGTCGAACAGGTCCGGATCAGCAAAGGCATCGGGATCGCGGTTGGCGGCCCCCAGCAGGAGGGCGACCTGATCGCCGCGTTGGAACGTGTGACCAAGCAGATTGACCGTTTCATAGGCATACCGCGTGAACATATGCAGAGGCGGATCATAACGCAGGATCTCTTCGTTGAGGCGATCAATGCCTTCGGGGGCCAACCAAGTCGGGTCCCAACCCTGTTGCAGCATCGTTTTTACCCCATTGCCCATGCTGTGCACGGTGGCCTCGTGGCCAGCATTGAGCAATAGGATGCAGGTGCCGATCAATTCATCCGTGCTGAGGCTTTCGCCGTCCTCTTCTGCGGTGATCAGGCGGGTGATAAGGTCGTCGCGCGGGTCGCTGCGTCGTTGATCAATGTAACTGTGCAGGAAACTGGTGAACTCGGCAGCGGCAGCGGCAGCGCGGTGTTCTGTTTCAACTGTGCGGCTGGCCTGATACATGGCGACAATGTCATGCGACCAGATCAACAGTTTGGGGGCCATGTCGACTGGGACCCCCAGCAGGCGGCAGATGGTGATCAACGGCACCTGGGTGCAATAGGCATCCAGTAGATCGAAGGGCGTGTCAGGGAAATCATCGATAAGTTGGTGGCACAGTGTTTCGATATCATCGCTGAGCGCGGTTATGGCCCGCGAGGTAAATGCCCGCAGGATCAATTTGCGCAGTCTTGTGTGGCGGGGCGGTTCGGCGTCGAGCAGTGAATGGGCCTCGGTCAGTAGGAATGGCGCCAGGTGGGCCGGGCCCGTCGTGGCCATCTCAGCTGGGATCTCGCGGCCGAAGCGGCGGTCGCGCAGCAGAGCCTGGACAGCCTTGTGGCTAAAGGCGGCGGGCATGTTGTATTCAGACCAAGCCTGTAGCGGAGAAATAGCGCGATGCATTGCGTAAAACGGGTAGGGGTTTTGCACAAAGGATGGGTCGGTGGGGGATTGGGAAATGGTTTTCATTGGCGCACATTCGCGAACCCGGCTGGTCAATGCAAGGCCAGCTTTGCTACTGTGTTGAAATGAGAGATTTTCGGGGACATAGGGGATGGATTGTGCTGGGCTTTGGTCTGGCGTTGGCAGCTATGACCGCTGCAGTATGGTCCTATGGGTATCGTCAGGCACTGGACGTTCTGGCACGACAGGGCGAGGCAGACCTGGAATTGGCCTCCGACAGGGTCAGTACGCAGCTGCAAGTCTATCAGGAACTGGCGGTGCTTATGGCGCGGCATCCCACGTTTGACCGGCTGAGTAGCATAGAGGACCGGCAGGCCGCCATCAGTCTATTGCGACAAGTGGCCGACAGCACTGCTGCACTGGATGTTTTTTATGCTGATGCGTCGGGGCGGGTCCAGGCAGCGGCGCAAGGGTTAACCGGGCCGGACGTCTCGGGATCGGATTACTTTCGCCGGGCTATGCAGGGCGCGCTGGGGACAGGTCATGGTGTGTTGCAGCCGCTGAACCGTCGCGCCTTTTTCTATGCTGCACCGGACTTTGGCGAGGATGGCGGAGTACGCGGAGTGCTGGTGACGGTGGCGGATGTTGAGGATGTCGAGCAGACATGGCGCGGCTCGCTTCCGGCTGTGTTTTTTACTGGGCGAAGTGGTGAAGTCTTCATTTCTAACCGCTCTGAACTGCTGTTATGGCAGCGAGACCCGGGCGAGGTCGGTCTGCATCCACAGGATGGGCGCCAGGTTGACTTTTCAACACATAAAGTAAGTGGCCATGATATTTGGCGTCTGGGCTGGGGACCCTATCTGCCGGAGCGGGCCTTGCATCAGGCCGTGGACCTGCCGGTAATCGGTATGGTCGGGGAAATTCTGCTTGATACAGCGCCGGCCCGACGTCTTGCAGCCCTTCAGGCAGCAGCTCTGGCTGCGATTTGCCTGGCTTTTGGCGCATTATTGTTCCTGGCGACCGAACGACGGCGCTCTCTGGCTCTGGCCAATGCGGTGTTGGAAAGCCGGGTGGCTAAACGCACACGCGCCTTGTCGGCATCCAATATGCAATTGCGGCGTGAGGTCAAAGAACGCCAGGATGCAGAGGCGGCTCTGACTTTGGCGCAACAGGACTT
This portion of the Parasedimentitalea marina genome encodes:
- a CDS encoding nitrite/sulfite reductase, producing the protein MYKYNDFDTAFLAERNAQFRAQVARRIDGSLTEDEFKPLRLMNGLYLQLHAYMLRVAVPYGSLNSAQMTQLALLAEKWDKGYGHFTTRQNIQFNWPKLSDVPDMLDALAEVGMHAIQTSGNTIRNVTSDHFAGAAADEIEDPRPVAELIRQWSTDHPEFQFMGRKFKIAVGAAAKDRAVLKAHDLAVRIVQNVAGETGYQILIGGGLGRTPMVGQVINDFLPRADLLPYIESVVSVWNQIGRRDNKYKARIKITVHEHGIEDIRARVDARFALIRPTFTGADQELLAEIKTHFAAPIFRSAPTTTYDAAYDADPVFRAWADTNLAEHRVGDHAIVTISIKKHGATPGDASADQMRTMADLAAQYGYDELRISHEQNVILPHVHKSDLPALHARLKQHDLATANIGLISDIIACPGMDYCALATARAIPVAEQIATRFDDLKLEHDIGHLQIKISGCINACGHHHVAHIGILGLDRAGVENYQITLGGDATWTANIGERAGPGFAYDEIVPAVERIVAAYLDLRNSAEETFLETYRRVGLSPFKAALYPEAQKKVA
- a CDS encoding DUF2849 domain-containing protein — encoded protein: MARAFTPKVITANALIEGDVIYLTADDQWSRDLSQAELITDEAHAQLRLLDAESQVAEVVGVYLADAKPGENGPEPTHFREDFRRTGPSNYAHGKQEAEANV
- the cobA gene encoding uroporphyrinogen-III C-methyltransferase, yielding MSQQMPQPTTAPTTAGRICLQPGQVVFAGSGPGDPELLTLKALTALQQAEVILFDRLVSPEILALANPEAVLEDVGKEGFGPQVSQHDICDRLTAHANAGKRVLRLKSGDATLFGRLDEELSACDDAGIAYQIVPGITAASAAVAGIGQSLTQRGRNSSVRFLTGHDTQGFADHDWQALARPGEVAAIYMGKKSTRFVQGRLLMHGATLATPVTVVENASRANQRILETTLEHLPTDLAEARFDGPALTFLGLAPRASITTQTEITDLKLELA
- a CDS encoding Lrp/AsnC family transcriptional regulator, with the translated sequence MTVRIDATDRKILAELQRDASQSLDEIARNVGSSKTPVWNRIRKLRESGVIGQQTVVLDAEALGFEACFFVLIRTSEHEADWQAKFLQALRDRPEVQEAHRLAGDIDYILKVRVQNARAYDTFYQTLISEVRVHNVTALLSMEEIKSTTMLPLEG
- a CDS encoding cytochrome P450, with the protein product MKTISQSPTDPSFVQNPYPFYAMHRAISPLQAWSEYNMPAAFSHKAVQALLRDRRFGREIPAEMATTGPAHLAPFLLTEAHSLLDAEPPRHTRLRKLILRAFTSRAITALSDDIETLCHQLIDDFPDTPFDLLDAYCTQVPLITICRLLGVPVDMAPKLLIWSHDIVAMYQASRTVETEHRAAAAAAEFTSFLHSYIDQRRSDPRDDLITRLITAEEDGESLSTDELIGTCILLLNAGHEATVHSMGNGVKTMLQQGWDPTWLAPEGIDRLNEEILRYDPPLHMFTRYAYETVNLLGHTFQRGDQVALLLGAANRDPDAFADPDLFDPTRAIKTNTAFGGGLHFCVGAPLARLEMKIGLPILFDRCPNLKLAADPEYSNTYHFHGLTQLMVTT
- a CDS encoding sensor histidine kinase, with translation MRDFRGHRGWIVLGFGLALAAMTAAVWSYGYRQALDVLARQGEADLELASDRVSTQLQVYQELAVLMARHPTFDRLSSIEDRQAAISLLRQVADSTAALDVFYADASGRVQAAAQGLTGPDVSGSDYFRRAMQGALGTGHGVLQPLNRRAFFYAAPDFGEDGGVRGVLVTVADVEDVEQTWRGSLPAVFFTGRSGEVFISNRSELLLWQRDPGEVGLHPQDGRQVDFSTHKVSGHDIWRLGWGPYLPERALHQAVDLPVIGMVGEILLDTAPARRLAALQAAALAAICLAFGALLFLATERRRSLALANAVLESRVAKRTRALSASNMQLRREVKERQDAEAALTLAQQDLVQAGKLSALGQMSAGISHELNQPLMAIQQYADNGSAFLQKGKADRAGENLGRISDMATRMARIIKNLRAFARNESEPITRVDLVKVINAAVELTQARLQADRVTLDWQSDHFDAPVYAWGGEVRLAQVFVNLINNAADAMQDQENRYVQIVIHTDKRLAVTVRDVGPGIKEPEKLFEPFYSTKAVGSADGLGLGLSISYGLVQSFGGNIQGANVEHGAMFTVELDYWAEEDVA